The Paenibacillus sp. MBLB1832 genome has a window encoding:
- a CDS encoding fibronectin type III domain-containing protein, producing MRNTRLYVSICLTIALFVQLTGISLFEWNIAYAASNAFYVSSTDGNDSWSGTLAAPNAAGTDGPLKTLGKAKSKVNSQIAASGMNGDIYVYIKGVLENVNNISFGPTDSGVSGFDVVYTNYPGEQAAVTGSTRLTGWTLDSGNVYKKTGVNWTFHTLYENGVRAVKARYPNQLPSGANAYSRVADKVGTTSASKSQFIYASGDIPSVSSLNGLEVFIWPGSDSGEVNWKTNTISVSALDTSTRQVTLSSNAQYTIGAGSRYFVQGKKELLDAPGEFYLDDANDTLYYWPRSNTDIESLVIEAPKSGHLLGFYGSSDTNPVHNIRFEGITIKNTDRDQDTVYIKYAKNITIKNNEIYNSGLSAIELTLWAQNNVITGNHMYNLGYSGIKSYANSSTSVQVGYNEISNNYIHDVGQLNGEGSGIFLDKGAFYTIKNNRIFNASRWGISIYSPVSTATPAVATTDAQSNIIEYNDISNVNNDSQDTGAIYAFGMGPNNIIRNNIIHDNQVAFSFASGIYLDDDVYNTSVYNNILYNNNKQGNGPFTDVIAKGTANKFYNNIIADNDNYVDYGPGAFDTNKLGNHTNKDIEVTSNIVYNSTNQIYTFINWQDDRYAKAENNTWYNANGIYGTRGMYYVDGGKTIEDWRHTLNDKYDQFSLTTDPLFVNAGSSDYRLRYDSPSYGLGFVDFNMEDIGLTSSYPLGNAEETLDRLFVRNSSDSVNDANLSLNVNATAQLSLKGRTTSGYIANLSNATVSYASNNTTVATVSSSGLITAKAAGVAKITTTVTKGGVTKTADMYVIVADALSSLSIAASETGMTVGGTVKLQTTGVTTQGQKLSLSSVSYSSSNTSVATVSSQGVVTGVATGTATITASAAVGGVTKNATINVGVYSATLKSISINFVNQMLQYGGTDQITVTGTLSDNSTADLTNATKQFSIDSTAATVNATTGAITAGNAPGSGRITVKVTLNGVTRTAADSVVVYGTEALPTGWNILNVGSAIGAASYSNNRFHIATNGNDINGSADDGTIMYQNVSSMNFSVVTRIDNVSYAHPNAAAGPVIREDTTAGSKSAFIRLTADGGGRLLYRTSAGGSTSQFYFTTNVSFPADVKLERNGDTFIASYWENGNWKEQARATITMNTAVKAGLGTISHDPHDYSLIDSSYLCLTTAACKPMAPIQADPVAGDTQIKVSWGNVDGATGYKVKYGTTSGSYTSTTDVGNVTSKTLTGLTNNTTYYIIVTAYNATGESIVSNEESLKPVASPAPSAPVLNAPSVGSGQVSLNWSAVSGATGYKVKYGIASGSHTTTIDVGSVTSYTVTGLTNGTTYYFVVTAYSSGGESSKSNEKTAIPSISAPVQANPTAGNAQITVNWGSVTGATGYKVKYGTSSGTYSTTVDAGNVTSKTITGLTNGTTYYLVVTAYNATAESAISNEKSATPSAPPAAPIQTTPIVGSGQITVNWNSVSGATSYNVKYGTSSGTYATTVNAGNVTSYTVSGLTNGTTYYFVVTAQNGSGESTDSNQVSAVPQIAAPVQNNPTPGNGQITVNWSAVGGATGYHVKYGTTSGSYATTVDAGNVTSYTINSLTNGTTYFMVVTAYNATQESTNSNEKQAIPTLSSVTLNKTATASGSCSGTQTAAQGVDGSTTTKWCHNVAGDKWLMVDLGQNYDITRWVVKHAGAGGESTSWNTKDFKLQRSQDGTTWTDVDSVVGNTANVTDRTVTSSTFRYARLYITNSGSDNAARIYEFELYGVTSPPDTQAPSVPTGLTTTSKTATSVTMSWTASTDNVGVSGYDVYNGSTKVNSANISSASYTVTGLTASTSYSLTVKANDAAGNASTSSSALNVTTNASSVNTTNLALSKTATASGSCAASQTAAQGVDGSTTTKWCHNTSGAKWLQLDLGQYYDISRWVVKHAGAGGESTSWNTKDFKLQKSEDGTTWTDVDSVVGNTANVTDRTVTLFATRYIRLYITNSGSDSAARIFELELY from the coding sequence ATGAGGAATACACGGCTTTATGTGAGCATTTGTTTAACGATTGCGCTGTTTGTACAATTAACAGGAATTTCTTTATTTGAATGGAATATTGCCTATGCGGCATCGAATGCATTCTATGTGTCCTCAACAGATGGGAACGACAGCTGGAGCGGAACTTTGGCGGCACCGAATGCAGCAGGAACAGATGGTCCTCTCAAAACACTGGGTAAAGCGAAATCCAAGGTAAATTCACAAATTGCGGCAAGCGGAATGAATGGCGATATCTACGTTTATATCAAGGGTGTTCTAGAGAATGTTAATAACATCTCGTTTGGACCTACAGATTCTGGTGTTTCCGGGTTTGATGTCGTTTACACCAATTATCCAGGAGAGCAGGCGGCAGTAACGGGCTCAACGCGTTTGACCGGATGGACGCTGGACAGCGGGAATGTGTATAAGAAGACAGGAGTTAATTGGACTTTCCATACACTTTATGAGAATGGAGTCAGAGCAGTTAAGGCGCGTTATCCGAACCAATTGCCATCAGGAGCAAATGCTTATAGCAGAGTTGCTGACAAAGTAGGTACAACTAGTGCCTCCAAATCACAATTCATCTATGCATCGGGAGATATTCCATCCGTTTCAAGCTTAAACGGGTTGGAAGTATTTATTTGGCCAGGCAGCGATAGCGGAGAAGTCAACTGGAAGACCAATACGATCAGTGTTTCAGCGCTTGACACGTCTACTCGCCAAGTGACACTTAGCTCCAATGCGCAGTATACAATTGGCGCTGGATCGCGTTATTTCGTTCAGGGAAAGAAAGAATTATTGGATGCGCCTGGAGAATTTTATCTCGACGATGCGAACGATACTCTGTATTATTGGCCTCGGAGCAACACGGATATCGAAAGCCTAGTCATTGAAGCGCCTAAATCTGGTCATTTGCTAGGCTTCTACGGCTCTAGCGATACGAATCCCGTCCATAATATTCGCTTTGAAGGGATTACGATCAAGAACACGGACCGTGACCAAGATACGGTATATATCAAGTACGCAAAGAACATAACAATCAAGAATAATGAAATTTACAATTCCGGATTGAGTGCCATAGAACTAACCCTATGGGCGCAAAACAACGTAATCACCGGAAATCACATGTACAATTTGGGATATAGCGGCATAAAATCCTATGCCAACAGCTCTACAAGCGTACAGGTAGGCTACAATGAGATATCCAACAACTACATCCACGACGTTGGGCAGTTGAATGGTGAAGGCTCAGGCATATTCCTGGATAAAGGCGCTTTCTATACGATCAAAAATAACCGAATCTTTAATGCCTCGCGTTGGGGAATAAGCATCTATTCACCTGTATCAACGGCTACTCCGGCTGTTGCTACTACAGATGCCCAGTCGAATATTATTGAATACAACGATATCTCAAACGTAAATAACGACTCGCAGGATACAGGCGCGATCTATGCTTTTGGGATGGGACCCAACAATATCATCCGGAATAATATCATTCACGACAACCAAGTGGCATTTTCATTTGCATCCGGTATTTATTTGGACGATGACGTATATAACACAAGCGTGTACAACAACATTCTGTACAACAATAACAAACAAGGCAACGGTCCATTTACCGATGTGATCGCCAAAGGAACCGCCAATAAATTCTACAACAACATTATCGCAGATAATGATAATTATGTAGATTACGGTCCCGGTGCGTTCGACACGAATAAGCTGGGCAACCACACGAACAAGGACATTGAAGTGACGTCCAATATCGTGTACAACTCGACCAATCAAATCTACACCTTCATCAACTGGCAGGACGATCGTTATGCGAAGGCGGAGAACAACACGTGGTACAATGCAAACGGCATATACGGGACTCGAGGCATGTATTACGTGGACGGTGGAAAAACAATTGAAGACTGGCGGCATACGTTAAACGACAAGTATGATCAGTTCAGTCTGACGACCGACCCCTTGTTTGTGAACGCGGGCAGCTCGGATTACCGTCTGCGCTACGACTCCCCTTCTTACGGACTGGGCTTCGTGGACTTCAACATGGAGGATATCGGTCTGACTTCCAGCTATCCGTTAGGGAATGCGGAAGAAACGTTGGATCGACTCTTTGTGCGCAACTCTTCTGATTCGGTGAACGATGCGAATTTGTCGCTCAATGTGAATGCAACGGCGCAGCTTAGCTTGAAGGGTCGGACGACAAGCGGCTATATCGCCAATCTATCAAATGCGACGGTTAGTTATGCGAGTAACAACACGACAGTCGCGACGGTCAGCTCCAGCGGACTGATTACAGCGAAAGCAGCCGGTGTAGCAAAGATTACCACGACGGTGACCAAAGGTGGAGTAACGAAGACGGCGGACATGTATGTCATCGTAGCGGATGCTTTGAGCAGCTTAAGCATTGCTGCTTCGGAGACAGGCATGACTGTGGGCGGTACGGTGAAGCTGCAGACGACGGGCGTGACGACGCAAGGCCAAAAGCTGTCGCTGAGCTCAGTAAGCTATAGCAGCAGCAATACCAGCGTGGCGACGGTGAGCTCACAAGGCGTGGTAACGGGCGTGGCGACTGGCACGGCGACCATTACAGCGTCGGCTGCGGTCGGCGGTGTGACGAAGAATGCAACGATCAACGTAGGCGTGTACAGTGCGACTCTGAAATCCATCAGCATCAACTTTGTTAATCAGATGCTGCAGTACGGAGGGACGGATCAGATTACGGTAACGGGGACGCTGTCCGATAACTCGACGGCAGACCTGACCAACGCGACGAAGCAGTTTTCCATCGACAGCACAGCGGCGACAGTGAACGCTACGACGGGCGCGATCACGGCGGGCAATGCGCCAGGATCCGGACGTATTACGGTCAAGGTCACGTTGAACGGAGTCACACGTACGGCAGCAGATAGTGTGGTCGTCTATGGGACGGAGGCGCTTCCGACAGGTTGGAACATCTTGAACGTGGGCTCGGCCATTGGCGCCGCATCGTACTCGAACAATCGCTTCCACATTGCGACGAACGGCAACGATATTAACGGCAGTGCGGATGACGGAACGATTATGTATCAGAACGTGTCTAGCATGAATTTCTCAGTGGTGACCCGTATCGATAATGTTTCCTATGCCCATCCGAATGCAGCGGCGGGACCGGTTATTCGTGAAGACACGACCGCTGGCTCGAAGTCGGCTTTCATCAGGCTGACGGCAGACGGCGGCGGACGCTTGCTGTATAGAACTTCGGCTGGAGGCTCTACATCGCAATTTTATTTTACTACCAATGTAAGCTTCCCGGCGGACGTGAAGCTGGAGCGTAATGGGGATACGTTCATTGCCTCCTATTGGGAGAATGGCAATTGGAAGGAGCAAGCGCGAGCTACGATTACGATGAACACGGCGGTCAAGGCAGGTTTAGGGACGATTTCACATGATCCACATGATTACAGCTTAATCGACTCATCGTACCTGTGCTTGACGACAGCTGCCTGCAAACCGATGGCGCCGATTCAAGCGGATCCAGTGGCAGGGGATACTCAGATTAAAGTGAGCTGGGGCAATGTCGACGGAGCTACGGGCTATAAGGTGAAGTATGGCACTACATCAGGCAGCTACACGAGCACGACCGATGTCGGCAACGTCACAAGTAAGACGTTAACGGGGTTAACGAACAACACGACCTACTACATCATCGTGACCGCTTATAATGCTACAGGTGAGAGCATCGTCTCAAATGAGGAAAGCTTGAAGCCCGTGGCGAGTCCGGCGCCATCGGCACCCGTTCTGAACGCTCCATCCGTAGGCTCGGGGCAAGTGAGTCTGAACTGGAGCGCGGTTAGCGGAGCTACTGGCTATAAAGTGAAATACGGCATTGCCAGCGGCAGCCATACCACCACAATAGATGTCGGTAGTGTGACCAGCTACACAGTAACGGGCTTGACGAACGGTACGACCTATTATTTCGTCGTTACAGCTTACAGCAGCGGAGGAGAAAGTTCGAAATCGAACGAGAAAACGGCAATTCCATCGATTTCTGCTCCTGTGCAAGCGAATCCGACAGCTGGCAACGCCCAGATCACTGTGAATTGGGGAAGTGTGACGGGTGCCACTGGGTATAAGGTCAAATATGGGACATCAAGCGGCACGTATTCGACGACAGTTGATGCAGGCAATGTAACGAGCAAAACGATTACAGGTCTCACGAACGGTACAACGTATTATTTGGTAGTGACGGCCTACAACGCAACAGCGGAGAGTGCCATTTCCAATGAGAAAAGCGCGACTCCATCGGCACCTCCAGCAGCCCCGATTCAAACAACGCCTATTGTGGGGTCAGGTCAAATTACTGTGAATTGGAATAGCGTCAGCGGTGCTACTTCGTATAATGTCAAATACGGAACCAGCTCAGGAACTTATGCAACTACAGTTAACGCTGGCAATGTCACCAGTTATACTGTGAGCGGCCTTACGAACGGAACAACGTATTATTTCGTTGTTACCGCTCAGAACGGCTCCGGTGAAAGCACCGATTCCAACCAGGTGTCGGCAGTACCGCAGATCGCGGCTCCTGTGCAGAATAATCCTACGCCTGGGAACGGGCAAATAACGGTGAATTGGAGCGCCGTAGGAGGTGCGACAGGTTATCATGTGAAATATGGAACGACCAGCGGCAGCTATGCCACGACGGTGGATGCAGGCAACGTAACGAGCTATACGATTAACAGCTTAACCAACGGAACAACGTACTTTATGGTCGTGACGGCTTATAATGCAACACAAGAGAGTACCAATTCCAATGAGAAGCAGGCCATTCCAACGCTGTCAAGCGTGACGCTGAACAAGACGGCTACCGCAAGCGGTTCCTGCTCAGGCACGCAAACGGCGGCTCAAGGCGTAGACGGCAGCACGACGACCAAGTGGTGTCATAACGTTGCCGGTGACAAATGGTTGATGGTAGATTTAGGTCAGAACTATGACATCACCCGTTGGGTGGTCAAACATGCGGGAGCAGGCGGCGAGAGTACGAGCTGGAATACGAAGGACTTCAAGCTCCAAAGGAGCCAGGACGGCACAACATGGACGGATGTTGATAGCGTTGTAGGCAATACAGCCAATGTGACGGATCGGACGGTGACCTCCTCTACATTCCGTTACGCACGGCTATACATTACAAATTCCGGATCGGACAACGCTGCGCGTATCTATGAATTTGAGCTGTATGGTGTCACTAGCCCACCCGATACACAGGCCCCTTCTGTGCCAACAGGCTTGACAACGACGTCTAAGACAGCGACTTCCGTGACGATGTCTTGGACAGCATCAACCGACAATGTTGGGGTTTCTGGCTATGATGTGTACAACGGTTCCACGAAGGTAAATAGCGCCAATATTTCAAGTGCCAGCTATACTGTAACCGGGTTGACGGCAAGCACGTCTTATAGTTTGACGGTTAAGGCCAATGATGCGGCCGGGAATGCTTCAACTAGCAGCAGTGCGTTAAATGTGACGACGAATGCATCTTCTGTGAATACAACGAATTTGGCGCTTAGCAAGACTGCTACTGCAAGTGGTTCCTGCGCAGCCTCCCAAACGGCGGCTCAAGGCGTGGACGGCAGCACGACGACCAAGTGGTGCCATAACACGAGCGGAGCCAAATGGCTGCAGCTTGACCTCGGTCAGTACTACGATATTAGCCGTTGGGTCGTTAAACATGCCGGTGCAGGTGGCGAAAGCACGAGCTGGAATACGAAGGACTTTAAGCTGCAGAAGAGTGAGGATGGTACAACATGGACGGATGTGGACAGTGTAGTAGGCAACACTGCGAACGTGACCGATCGAACCGTAACGTTGTTCGCGACACGCTACATTCGGTTATATATCACGAATTCAGGATCGGATAGCGCAGCACGTATTTTTGAGTTAGAGCTCTATTAG
- a CDS encoding class II fructose-bisphosphate aldolase, whose protein sequence is MTITSMKELLQDATTKGYAVPCFNAINSDMIRGIVQAAEEEQSPVILCHAEIHLKYSTLEHLAPILLEEAKRARVPVSILLDHGKSFNAVIKAMHLGFNAIMFDGSEYEYEENVRRTSEVVRIASQLGVTVEGELGYVTRPKSGGAEGEDDDTIIDDTSLYTDPAQARNFVERTGVDALAVAFGTVHGIYLKEPQLDLDRLERIRQSAGVPLVMHGGSGLSQEDFAQSIDRGIAKINYYTGMALNVAERLKEHMARAEEKVFYHDLMMSSIAYFREDAANIMRSFRSNGKA, encoded by the coding sequence GTGACGATTACATCTATGAAAGAATTGTTGCAGGATGCAACGACCAAGGGCTATGCAGTACCTTGCTTTAACGCGATTAATTCAGACATGATCCGTGGTATTGTTCAGGCGGCTGAGGAAGAGCAGTCGCCTGTCATTTTGTGCCATGCTGAAATTCATCTGAAATATTCCACTTTGGAGCATTTAGCCCCGATTCTCCTAGAAGAAGCCAAGAGAGCGAGAGTACCTGTTAGTATTTTGCTAGACCATGGTAAGAGTTTTAATGCGGTTATTAAGGCCATGCATCTTGGTTTTAACGCTATCATGTTCGATGGTTCGGAATATGAGTATGAGGAGAACGTGCGCAGGACTTCGGAAGTCGTGCGGATCGCGAGCCAGCTTGGCGTCACTGTTGAAGGAGAACTTGGCTATGTGACACGCCCGAAGAGCGGTGGCGCCGAGGGGGAGGACGACGATACGATCATCGATGATACGTCCCTCTATACCGATCCGGCACAAGCTCGCAACTTTGTGGAGAGAACGGGCGTAGATGCTCTAGCTGTCGCTTTCGGCACGGTACACGGTATCTATCTGAAAGAGCCTCAGCTTGATCTTGATAGGCTTGAGCGCATTCGACAATCGGCCGGTGTGCCTCTCGTTATGCATGGGGGCTCGGGGCTGTCACAAGAGGATTTTGCACAGTCAATCGATAGAGGGATTGCCAAGATCAATTACTATACAGGCATGGCATTGAACGTTGCGGAGCGATTGAAGGAACATATGGCAAGGGCGGAGGAGAAGGTATTCTATCATGATCTCATGATGTCATCCATCGCTTACTTCCGGGAGGATGCAGCCAACATCATGCGCAGCTTCCGAAGCAATGGGAAGGCGTAG
- a CDS encoding FGGY-family carbohydrate kinase, whose protein sequence is MSLMGLDIGTTGCKCSLFTEDGVLIAASYREYSLVLPKPGYFEFDPHLLWKSVQEVIEETASQSGGDLIKAISVSSFGETAIPIAQDGSVLGNGLLYTDIRGFDEALLLEQSLGKTKVMALAGVPLHPMFTVAKMMWMKRHEPQWFRRVWKFLLIGDYIVFRLTGMTAIDYTLASRTMAFNITTKKWETEILRAAELDQSLLSEPVASGEAIGRVTPQCCERLGLKGRPMVVAGGHDQACAALGAGILREGQAIDGIGTVECIAPTYSRPVVNETMLRLQYNCAPHVLDGHYLTYAFNFTGGSLLKWFRNEFGYKAESEAHLRGMDVYNYLNLTAPIEPTDLVIIPHFAGSGTPHMKPEAKGLIYGLTFQTTAADVYRACMEGVTYEMRYNLECLKEAGIAVDSLRAVGGGAKSDLWLQLKADIMNRTIERLNISEAGTIGTVILAGRAVGAFATFEEAAQILVKPLKSFYPHVERRDQYEERYEKFKRLSNLLSDW, encoded by the coding sequence ATGTCATTAATGGGTCTCGATATCGGCACGACCGGCTGTAAATGTTCCTTGTTCACTGAAGATGGCGTGCTGATCGCTGCTTCTTATCGAGAATACAGTTTAGTTCTACCCAAACCTGGTTATTTCGAGTTCGATCCACATTTACTTTGGAAATCCGTTCAAGAAGTCATTGAAGAAACTGCCTCTCAAAGCGGTGGAGACTTAATTAAAGCGATTAGTGTTTCCTCTTTCGGGGAAACCGCTATTCCAATTGCTCAGGACGGCTCTGTCCTGGGGAACGGATTGCTATATACCGATATCCGGGGCTTCGATGAAGCGTTGCTGTTGGAGCAATCACTTGGCAAAACAAAGGTAATGGCTCTTGCAGGTGTTCCCCTCCATCCGATGTTTACCGTCGCCAAAATGATGTGGATGAAGCGCCATGAACCACAATGGTTTCGACGCGTATGGAAGTTTTTACTCATCGGCGATTATATCGTATTTCGACTTACAGGTATGACTGCGATTGACTATACGCTCGCCTCGAGAACAATGGCATTCAACATCACCACGAAGAAGTGGGAAACAGAGATCCTCCGTGCAGCAGAGCTTGACCAATCTCTCTTGTCAGAACCCGTTGCATCGGGAGAAGCGATAGGTAGAGTAACCCCTCAATGCTGTGAACGACTAGGACTTAAAGGGAGACCTATGGTAGTGGCCGGCGGTCACGATCAGGCGTGTGCTGCGTTAGGCGCAGGAATTCTTCGTGAGGGCCAGGCAATAGACGGAATCGGTACCGTCGAATGTATCGCCCCCACCTATAGCCGTCCTGTCGTCAACGAAACCATGCTGCGCCTCCAATACAACTGTGCCCCCCACGTCTTGGATGGACACTATTTGACGTATGCTTTTAATTTCACTGGCGGGTCCTTGTTGAAATGGTTTCGTAACGAATTCGGCTACAAGGCGGAATCCGAGGCACATTTACGCGGGATGGACGTATACAATTATCTGAACCTAACGGCCCCTATTGAACCGACAGATCTTGTGATTATCCCTCATTTTGCTGGATCAGGAACCCCGCATATGAAGCCCGAGGCGAAGGGTCTTATCTATGGCCTCACCTTCCAGACGACTGCTGCAGATGTATACAGGGCTTGTATGGAGGGAGTTACTTATGAAATGAGGTACAATCTAGAGTGCTTAAAAGAGGCAGGCATTGCGGTTGATTCACTGCGTGCGGTAGGAGGGGGGGCCAAATCCGATTTATGGCTGCAATTGAAGGCCGATATTATGAACCGTACTATTGAACGTCTCAATATAAGCGAGGCTGGAACAATCGGAACCGTTATTCTGGCAGGAAGGGCAGTAGGCGCCTTCGCCACATTCGAGGAAGCAGCACAAATACTCGTTAAGCCACTAAAGTCATTTTATCCCCATGTCGAAAGAAGAGATCAATACGAAGAACGCTACGAGAAATTTAAAAGGCTGTCCAACCTGCTGTCAGATTGGTAA
- a CDS encoding D-lyxose/D-mannose family sugar isomerase — MMTRLQVQQFQEFCFNQLKEVGIVLTSDEKDKIEVADFGLNQFETTGLGLFVYVNTPRVCAKELVMLPNQTCPEHRHPKIDEFNPGKEETFRCRSGKVYLYVPGKRTNFPCALPPEDRKQYYSVWHQIELNPGDQYTIMPNTLHWFQAGPEGAVVTEFSTTSLDQFDIFTDPDIARFTTIID, encoded by the coding sequence ATGATGACTAGGCTGCAAGTTCAACAGTTTCAGGAATTCTGCTTTAACCAGTTAAAGGAAGTCGGAATTGTTCTGACTTCAGATGAGAAAGACAAGATTGAAGTGGCAGATTTCGGATTGAATCAGTTCGAGACAACAGGGTTAGGTTTGTTTGTCTATGTGAACACCCCGCGTGTTTGTGCGAAAGAGCTCGTTATGCTGCCTAATCAAACGTGTCCTGAGCACCGCCATCCTAAGATCGACGAGTTTAACCCCGGCAAAGAGGAAACGTTTCGATGTCGTTCGGGCAAGGTGTATTTGTATGTACCTGGTAAACGGACGAATTTTCCGTGTGCGCTTCCTCCTGAAGATCGCAAGCAATACTATTCCGTTTGGCACCAAATCGAACTCAATCCAGGAGATCAATATACCATCATGCCGAATACCTTACACTGGTTTCAAGCTGGACCTGAGGGAGCGGTTGTGACGGAGTTTTCGACGACAAGCCTGGATCAATTCGATATATTTACGGACCCGGACATTGCTCGGTTTACGACGATCATAGACTAA
- a CDS encoding LacI family DNA-binding transcriptional regulator: MKTTMADLAKHLGISEATVSLALNDKAGVSPRTKKKVQDAAKSLGYTPNFFARGLATQKSSTIGLIVPEVENPFYSKLTQSIEELVRASGRHLILGFSDFSLETEQEVMERFANMNVDGIMVSPVYIRDTTSAYRDAVRTSKVPIIYVGAYYYDFPSSFVMTNLMDGSFSLTEHLLSNGYRNIVFLCGQEGVVISKEREIGFRSAYAQRGLSLETARIIRCDKLRFEEAFEVTKKLLLEETKPDAIITVNDIMALGAMRAVRESGLQLPKDVAVAGYDDVIFSSIAEVPLTTVRQPVQEMAQLSVDSLLQLISEDEARSPIQLKISPQLVLRQSTLPI, translated from the coding sequence ATGAAAACTACTATGGCAGATTTAGCTAAGCATCTTGGCATATCCGAGGCTACCGTTTCACTCGCTTTGAATGATAAGGCTGGGGTGAGTCCAAGGACGAAGAAGAAGGTACAGGATGCAGCCAAGAGCTTGGGGTACACCCCTAACTTCTTTGCCCGAGGTCTCGCCACCCAAAAGAGTAGTACGATCGGACTTATCGTTCCAGAGGTGGAGAATCCGTTCTATTCTAAATTGACACAGAGTATTGAAGAGTTGGTAAGGGCAAGCGGTCGACATCTCATTCTCGGTTTTTCTGATTTCTCCTTGGAAACCGAGCAAGAGGTGATGGAGCGGTTTGCAAACATGAACGTGGACGGAATTATGGTTTCGCCTGTATACATACGTGATACAACATCTGCTTACAGGGACGCGGTCAGGACGAGTAAAGTTCCCATCATTTATGTTGGTGCGTATTACTATGACTTTCCAAGCAGCTTCGTTATGACGAATTTGATGGATGGCTCATTCTCGTTAACGGAGCATCTGCTCTCTAACGGCTACAGAAATATCGTTTTCTTATGTGGTCAAGAAGGAGTCGTTATTTCCAAGGAAAGGGAGATAGGGTTTCGGAGTGCCTACGCACAAAGAGGGCTGTCATTAGAAACAGCCCGGATTATTCGCTGTGACAAGTTGCGATTTGAAGAAGCCTTTGAGGTTACGAAGAAGCTGTTGCTTGAGGAAACAAAGCCCGACGCGATCATAACAGTGAACGATATTATGGCTCTTGGCGCCATGAGGGCGGTCAGGGAGTCGGGTCTTCAGCTTCCGAAGGACGTTGCTGTAGCCGGATACGATGATGTCATCTTCTCCTCTATTGCAGAAGTTCCCCTTACAACGGTTCGTCAGCCTGTTCAAGAGATGGCCCAGCTATCTGTGGACAGCTTGCTTCAATTGATCTCCGAAGACGAAGCGCGGTCTCCGATTCAGTTAAAAATATCGCCGCAATTGGTTTTACGACAATCTACATTACCAATCTGA